One part of the Aspergillus fumigatus Af293 chromosome 7, whole genome shotgun sequence genome encodes these proteins:
- a CDS encoding flavin-dependent quinone reductase, producing the protein MSTASIGVIVGSQRVPRSGLQITQFVLKTIQKAYPTANLRLIDLATWNLPLYNEPGIPSFLNSPEEYTHELTRKWSEEIASHAAFIFVTPQYNWGYPASIKNAIDYIYHEWKGKPGMIVSYGGRGGGKAAQQLHQVLQGLGMQPVEPLVALTFPTQAFTGRAIKGEDLGVLEDESIWKDGREQILTAFRVLSDSL; encoded by the coding sequence ATGTCGACTGCAAGCATCGGAGTCATCGTCGGCAGCCAACGGGTTCCCCGTTCCGGACTGCAGATCACCCAGTTCGTCCTGAAGACCATCCAGAAAGCATACCCGACCGCCAACTTGCGTCTGATCGATCTCGCGACCTGGAATCTCCCCCTGTACAACGAACCGGGCATCCCATCGTTCCTCAACTCGCCGGAGGAATACACGCACGAGCTGACCAGGAAGTGGTCCGAGGAGATTGCCTCGCATGCGGCATTCATCTTTGTCACCCCGCAGTACAACTGGGGCTATCCGGCGAGCATCAAGAACGCCATCGACTATATCTACCATGAATGGAAGGGAAAGCCCGGGATGATCGTGAGCTACGGCGGACGCGGCGGTGGCAAGGCCGCCCAGCAGCTGCATCAGGTGCTCCAGGGCCTTGGTATGCAGCCCGTCGAGCCTCTTGTCGCTTTGACGTTTCCTACGCAGGCGTTTACGGGGAGAGCGATCAAGGGAGAGGATCTGGGAGTGCTGGAGGATGAAAGTATCTGGAAGGATGGTCGGGAGCAAATCCTTACGGCGTTCCGGGTTCTGTCCGACTCGTTGTGA
- a CDS encoding Zn(II)2Cys6 transcription factor domain-containing protein, with product MALKIKESQPTTRPRLAHRKSRNGCQRCRARRVKCDEARPVCRDCHRHGVACLYDRSEGQRPTAQTEQQRSAAPPSSHPSQIALASSGYHAYTELRLLHHFTVGTSLTFPGAHLQSIKDCWSIEVPKLTFAYKPLLYAIFAISALHLYRSKSSETDLIGVRAVYLERALRDHRVCVGNIDTITADAACFTCILLLIDAFTSLQDRPLAPYRPPMEWMQLVRGSVSVFDAALRAVKGGRTAIILSIIHSAPSVTDANFTFGTCGCGHFSYLLPSEDFGAGDCEQLRSPKLEIYRSTVAYINSVWLAIEAREHPAMMCRRLMVFPLIVPQKFLQLLQEMDSRALVILAHYFALSATLTDIWWIGHTAHREVLAIEKMVKGQWVTSMSWPLTIVASHCRICTKS from the exons ATGGCCCTCAAAATCAAGGAAAGCCAGCCAACCACGC GCCCGCGACTGGCCCACCGGAAGTCCCGAAATGGATGCCAGCGATGCCGCGCTCGTAGGGTAAAG TGTGATGAAGCGCGTCCAGTATGCCGAGACTGTCATAGACATGGGGTCGCCTGCCTCTATGACAGGTCAGAAGGCCAACGTCCTACCGCTCAAACTGAACAGCAACGCAGCGCCGCGCCTCCTTCTTCCCATCCTTCGCAGATAGCATTGGCTAGCA GCGGATATCATGCGTACACGGAACTGCGTCTGCTGCATCATTTCACCGTAGGAACCAGCCTCACCTTTCCTGGAGCCCATCTCCAGAGCATTAAAGACTGCTGGTCAATTGAGGTTCCAAAACTAACTTTTGCCTACAAACCACTTCTGTATGCCATTTTTGCAATTTCTGCCCTGCATCTTTACAGGAGCAAATCAAGCGAGACGGACTTGATTGGCGTTCGAGCAGTGTATCTAGAGCGGGCTTTGCGAGACCACAGAGTGTGCGTGGGAAACATAGATACAATTACTGCCGACGCAGCGTGTTTTACATGCATTCTCTTACTTATCGACGCGTTTACGTCATTGCAGGATCGTCCTCTTGCCCCATACAGACCGCCGATGGAATGGATGCAATTGGTCAGAGGCTCGGTATCTGTATTTGATGCTGCGCTCAGGGCCGTGAAAGGGGGCAGGACAGCTATAATTCTTTCTATCATTCATTCGGCACCTTCAGTCACGGACGCGAACTTTACCTTTGGCACATGTGGTTGCGGCCATTTCTCATATTTGCTGCCATCCGAAGACTTTGGTGCGGGGGACTGCGAACAATTGCGGTCTCCGAAACTGGAGATATACAGGTCGACAGTGGCTTACATCAACTCCGTTTGGCTCGCTATAGAAGCACGCGAGCATCCGGCAATGATGTGTCGACGTCTCATGGTGTTTCCCTTGATTGTTCCCCAAAAATTCCTTCAGTTACTCCAGGAGATGGACAGCCGTGCTCTGGTAATTCTAGCTCATTACTTTGCGCTTTCAGCTACATTGACCGATATCTGGTGGATCGGTCACACTGCACATAGGGAAGTTCTCGCCATTGAGAAAATGGTCAAGGGGCAATGGGTAACCTCAATGTCATGGCCTCTTACGATAGTTGCTTCACATTGCAGAATATGTACAAAAAGCTAA
- a CDS encoding CaiB/BaiF CoA transferase family protein, which translates to MALVRPSVRALPRQLLIIHRNSSTSTSAIQDNIKQQQKKGPLSGITVVSLEQAIAAPFCTRQLADLGARVIKIERPKVGDFARNYDSRVNGLSSHFVWTNRSKESLALDVKNARDHRILMRLLSRTDVLVQNLAPGASARLGLSFADLSEKHPSLIVCNISGYGPDGPYRDKKAYDLLIQSEAGLLSVTGTATEPAKVGISIADICAGSYAYSNILAALFERERDPERRGRNIDISMLESMVEWMGFPMYYTYGDQPGPTPAGAAHAAIYPYGPFETGKGTVMLGIQNEREWAKFCEMVLEKPEMTTDERFCNNSLRVKNRDALRETICKVFAAYSAEGVLRRLDEAGIANAIVNDMQGVWNHPQLRARQRWTQIQTPAGAVPALFPPGTGPDGFEAQMGAVPEIGQHNEAILAELGIDTDIE; encoded by the coding sequence ATGGCTCTTGTTCGGCCCTCTGTCCGGGCTCTGCCGCGACAATTGCTGATCATCCACCGCAACTCGTCAACAAGCACCTCCGCTATCCAGGATAACATCAAACAGCAACAAAAGAAAGGTCCCTTGTCCGGTATTACCGTGGTCAGTCTTGAGCAGGCCATTGCGGCACCATTTTGTACTCGCCAACTGGCTGATCTCGGCGCTCGCGTCATCAAAATCGAACGCCCCAAGGTAGGCGACTTTGCCCGCAACTATGACAGCCGCGTCAACGGCCTCTCTTCACACTTTGTCTGGACCAACCGATCCAAGGAAAGTCTGGCGCTCGACGTCAAGAATGCCCGCGACCACCGCATACTCATGCGACTGCTCTCCCGCACAGACGTCTTAGTCCAGAACCTCGCCCCGGGAGCAAGCGCCCGACTCGGCCTTTCATTCGCAGACTTATCCGAAAAGCATCCATCTCTGATCGTCTGCAACATCTCTGGCTATGGGCCGGATGGGCCTTACCGCGACAAGAAAGCGTACGATCTCCTCATTCAAAGCGAGGCGGGTCTCCTCTCCGTCACGGGGACGGCCACCGAGCCAGCAAAAGTTGGTATCTCGATTGCGGATATCTGCGCGGGCAGCTACGCATACTCAAATATCCTTGCTGCCTTGTTCGAGCGGGAAAGAGACCCCGAGCGCCGTGGACGCAACATTGATATCTCCATGCTGGAGAGTATGGTCGAGTGGATGGGATTTCCCATGTACTATACCTACGGGGACCAGCCGGGTCCAACACCTGCAGGTGCGGCGCATGCGGCGATCTACCCATATGGGCCTTTTGAGACAGGCAAGGGGACGGTCATGCTGGGGATCCAGAATGAGCGCGAGTGGGCTAAGTTCTGCGAGATGGTGCTGGAGAAGCCAGAGATGACGACGGATGAGCGGTTCTGTAATAATTCCTTGCGGGTGAAGAATCGCGATGCATTGAGGGAAACGATTTGTAAAGTATTTGCAGCTTACTCTGCTGAGGGGGTATTAAGACGCCTGGATGAGGCGGGTATCGCGAACGCCATTGTGAACGATATGCAAGGTGTATGGAACCATCCGCAATTGAGAGCCAGGCAACGCTGGACGCAGATACAGACGCCTGCAGGGGCTGTGCCAGCGCTGTTTCCTCCGGGAACGGGGCCCGATGGGTTCGAAGCTCAAATGGGTGCAGTGCCCGAGATTGGACAGCATAACGAGGCCATATTGGCTGAATTGGGGATCGATACAGATATCGAATAA
- a CDS encoding putative integral membrane protein Pth11-like has product MFYLACLGFIKTSVCWFYTRIGDKTLTRMSLIMMGIVGTQATVFVMVAAFQCRPIPKAWNTSLPGQCVEINIFYLANAALNILTDLLTYSLPIKVLLRLQMPVKQKLALGFILCLGLFACISSIIRITYIPTMLKSADFTYAISGAMYWSVIETNVGILAASIPSFKAIASRFLPRLIGEYSSGRKYGSSRLTGSKPIHWGFSRFKDSVTMNSLRTKDAEVMPTEIGKGYGSNTSEERIVVPNGKIWTTTQIETNVEITNTSIR; this is encoded by the exons ATGTTCTATCTGGCCTGTTTGGGCTTCATCAAAACGTCGGTCTGCTGGTTCTACACGCGCATCGGCGACAAGACGCTCACGCGCATGTCCTTGATCATGATGGGCATTGTCGGCACCCAGGCGACAGTGTTCGTCATGGTGGCAGCCTTTCAGTGTCGACCCATCCCGAAAGCCTGGAACACGTCCTTGCCTGGTCAGTGTGTCGAGATCAACATCTTCTATCTGGCCAACGCAGCCTTGAACATCCTGACTGATTTGCTCACCTACTCGCTCCCTatcaaagtcctcctccgcctACAGATGCCGGTCAAGCAGAAGTTGGCCCTGGGTTTCATCCTCTGCCTGGGACTTTT TGCCTGCATCTCCTCGATCATTCGCATCACCTACATCCCGACCATGCTCAAGTCGGCCGATTTCACCTACGCCATCAGCGGCGCCATGTACTGGTCCGTGATCGAGACCAACGTGGGGATTCTGGCCGCCTCGATTCCCTCCTTCAAGGCGATTGCCTCCCGCTTCCTGCCGCGACTCATCGGCGAGTACTCATCCGGGCGCAAGTACGGATCCTCCAGACTCACGGGGTCCAAACCAATCCATTGGGGATTCTCCCGCTTCAAAGACAGTGTGACCATGAACTCCCTGAGGACCAAGGATGCCGAGGTTATGCCGACCGAGATTGGAAAAGGGTACGGCAGCAACACCAGCGAGGAGCGCATCGTGGTGCCGAATGGGAAGATCTGGACGACCACGCAGATCGAGACGAATGTGGAAATCACCAACACGAGTATCCGGTGA
- the zrcA gene encoding cation diffusion facilitator family transporter translates to MFSHLEREHRLILVISISASFFLAEIAVGFYTRSLALVADAFHYLNDLVGFIVALVALKISQRSKHPKELSFGWQRAQLLGAFFNGVFLLSLGISIFLQSIDRFVSLERIENPKLVLIVGCVGLALNLISGLFLHEHDHGESNTVDSPDNGVELSTALSSLERRNSLSTRVLRPHVEHRHNVKSQAKKGHDLGMMGVLIHVLGDAANNLGVIIAALVVWKAKYEGRYYADPAVSMAIAIVILLSSLPLVRKSGTILLQSVPLGVDPEDVKHDLEAIPGVESVHELHIWRLNQEKALASVHLAVSDELIADFMDTAKIINECFHAYGIHSTTLQPEHVRPIPSDTRSIQGQETAGFIVDGGVKKRHVIDPNSGASPETLSTCLISCGSTCEWYTCCSQDKSV, encoded by the exons ATGTTTTCCCACCTCGAACGCGAACACCGTCTGATACTGGTAATCAGCATTTCTGCGTCTTTTTTCCTCGCAGAAATTGCAG TCGGATTTTATACCCGCTCTCTGGCCTTGGTCGCAGACGCGTTCCACTAT CTgaatgatcttgttggctTCATTGTCGCGCTGGTGGCGCTCAAG ATCTCCCAACGCAGCAAACATCCTAAAGAGCTTTCTTTCGGCTGGCAGCGCGCACAACTCTTGGGCGCCTTTTTCAACGGCGTCTTCCTCCTGTCTCTGGGAATCAGCATCTTTCTTCAATCCATCGATCGCTTTGTGTCCCTAGAGC GAATTGAAAACCCCAAGCTTGTGCTGATCGTTGGTTGCGTCGGGTTGGCTTTGAACCTGATCAGTGGATTGTTCCTGCATG AACACGACCATGGTGAAAGCAACACTGTGGATTCACCCGATAACGGTGTGGAGCTCTCAACGGCCTTGTCTAGCCTCGAACGCAGGAATTCCCTTTCCACTCGG GTCCTGCGCCCTCACGTCGAGCACCGACACAATGTCAAGTCCCAAGCGAAGAAGGGCCATGATCTCGGAATGATGGGCGTGCTGATCCATGTCTTGGGCGATGCAGCGAACAATCTCGGGGTTATTATTGCTGCGTTGGTGGTCTGGAAGGCCAAATATGAGGGGAGATACTACGCCGATCCTGCTGTCAGCATGGCGATTGCGATCGTGATCCTCCTCTCGTCGCTTCCTCTAG TTCGGAAAAGTGGAACCATTTTGCTGCAGAGTGTTCCTCTCGGAGTCGATCCGGAAGATGTCAAGCATGATCTGGAAGCG ATTCCCGGCGTCGAATCCGTCCATGAACTGCATATCTGGCGACTCAATCAGGAAAAAGCCCTCGCATCGGTGCACCTGGCGGTCTCCGATGAACTGATCGCCGACTTCATGGACACGGCCAAGATTATCAACGAGTGCTTCCATGCGTACGGGATCCATTCCACGACCTTGCAGCCGGAGCATGTCCGTCCAATTCCCAGCGATACTCGATCAATCCAGGGTCAGGAAACCGCAGGattcattgttgatggagGAGTCAAGAAGCGACATGTTATCGACCCCAATTCTGGCGCCTCACCGGAGACCCTGTCGACATGTTTGATCAGTTGTGGGAGCACCTGTGAATGGTACACATGCTGCAGTCAGGATAAGTCAGTCTAA
- a CDS encoding transcription factor domain-containing protein produces the protein MSSLSTRETDRLRSKRTTLKSQRQRRVISGPTTALNSPPLPPEPQPDRPSPWCAENPVEALPSSTIIAACETYRKKFPVANFLHYPSLIAELSSNPASVDPVFVAALLSLCVRFMPDHRLEAAETYAEYACKQLAHRAFEAPSLYLAQSLVMITFYEWGSGRPYKAWMYSGMATYMIQSLLKTADDSMEHNPQDFQASQTQYEQLVRTYWCCFAQDCELSSGARQHFALSFRQISVPLPTSDRDFNFGRLSSHRLMPSDMSKHSPLSRNLTIDYGLTIVTRGFDIFVRILRFANESRRGRTLTLPQDPSSPRVVWQRLKEELDEWRFLQDVTVRYPATSAQAHVALGYGELFAYINLVYFMSILFLYRDQLLSSLKPHADLLHDSQPLSNVDESQPIGQLFDAAQNIGGILAALEVSGAPVITPYSGFSIFVAAHINMYGTVCPQRYPGGLERAEEEKRANLAYLERLSKYWPVGQNWWRTVQEANRFYEIARNNQLHVRDGAGHLTIAGTLDEYGDIRSVRPRQEESQPILERENMPTALRNRNSHQAALGSHSRHPGTAPMDAVPLGESHELQVEMLQWPFIDESWSLGFDTGFDTAWPSLGVGS, from the exons ATGTCGTCGCTGTCAACGCGCGAAACTGACCGACT ACGGTCAAAACGAACCACACTGAAATCACAGAGGCAGCGAAGGGTGATATCGGGACCGACAACCGCTCTCAATAGCCCACCGTTACCTCCTGAACCGCAACCAGACCGTCCATCACCATGGTGCGCTGAGAATCCCGTGGAGGCCTTACCTTCATCCACAATCATTGCGGCGTGCGAGACCTACCGCAAGAAATTCCCCGTCGCCAATTTCCTTCACTATCCATCTCTGATTGCAGAATTGTCATCGAATCCAGCCTCGGTTGATCCGGTTTTTGTAGCAGCTCTGCTGTCACTATGTGTGAGATTCATGCCTGATCACCGCCTGGAAGCAGCCGAAACATATGCGGAATATGCTTGCAAGCAGCTCGCGCATCGCGCGTTCGAGGCCCCGTCGCTCTACCTTGCGCAGTCTCTGGTGATGATCACCTTTTACGAATGGGGTTCCGGTCGTCCCTACAAGGCCTGGATGTACAGTG GAATGGCCACGTACATGATTCAGTCCCTCCTCAAGACCGCCGACGATAGCATGGAGCACAATCCACAAGACTTCCAGGCCAGCCAAACTCAGTACGAGCAGCTCGTTCGCACGTACTGGTGCTGTTTCGCGCAAGACTGCGAGCTGAGTTCCGGAGCACGCCAGCACTTCGCCCTTTCCTTTCGACAGATTTCAGTTCCGTTGCCCACCAGTGACCGGGACTTCAACTTTGGTCGGCTTTCATCGCATCGCTTGATGCCGTCCGATATGAGCAAACACTCACCGTTGTCGAGGAATCTAACCATTGACTATGGACTCACGATTGTCACCCGAGGGTTCGATATCTTCGTGCGGATTCTGCGGTTCGCGAACGAGAGTCGGCGCGGTCGGACATTGACCTTGCCTCAGGATCCTTCATCGCCGCGCGTGGTCTGGCAGCGCTTGAAGGAGGAACTGGACGAGTGGAGGTTTCTACAGGACGTGACGGTGCGATACCCGGCCACCAGTGCGCAGGCGCATGTTGCGTTGGGATACGGCGAGTTGTTCGCATACATCAATCTGGTCTATTTCATGAG TATCCTCTTTCTATATAGAGACCAGCTCCTATCCAGTCTCAAACCTCATGCCGACTTGCTCCATGATTCGCAGCCCTTGAGTAATGTAGACGAGTCTCAGCCTATCGGGCAGCTCTTCGATGCAGCGCAAAATATCGGCGGCATTCTTGCCGCCCTTGAAGTCTCGGGGGCACCGGTAATCACACCATACTCTGGCTTCAGTATTTTTGTCGCGGCCCATATCAACATGTACGGGACTGTGTGCCCACAGCGATATCCTGGGGGACTCGAGCgggcggaagaggagaaaagggCTAACCTGGCATATCTCGAACGACTGAGCAAATACTGGCCTGTTGGACAGAATTGG TGGCGAACCGTCCAGGAAGCCAACAGATTCTACGAGATAGCCCGAAACAATCAATTGCACGTGCGTGACGGGGCCGGTCATCTCACGATCGCGGGGACTCTTGACGAATATGGTGACATTCGAAGCGTACGACCGCGTCAGGAAGAGTCCCAGCCCATTCTGGAGCGGGAGAATATGCCGACTGCGCTAAGGAATCGGAACAGTCATCAAGCGGCGCTAGGGAGTCATAGTCGTCATCCTGGCACAGCACCGATGGATGCAGTGCCCTTGGGTGAATCTCATGAGCTACAGGTGGAAATGCTCCAGTGGCCATTCATTGACGAATCATGGTCGTTGGGGTTTGACACTGGATTTGACACTGCATGGCCATCGTTGGGGGTTGGTTCATAG
- a CDS encoding FAD-dependent oxidoreductase — MKSLLRATFFATAAIAAPDSRRCRCQPHEPCWPSPREWNALNRSIDGNLVAVQPVAAPCHINPSSTACQDVTAQWSNSVWRAAQPGAVQWENWAAWPEHNESCYIETAPDTCKQGRISLYSAVVQNARHIQEAVRFARHNIRLAVKNSGHDFLGRSVAPNSLQILTNRMKGLQTVDDFVPKGAPKHKGEGPAVTLDAGISLQEMYAALAKQNRTVVGGTAHTVGPTGGYIQGGGRSFLSPWKGMASDNALEFSVVTASGDLVTANAYQNSELFWALRGGGGGTFGIVTRVTVRTFEEIPVVVTTMNITTAGGDPAFWTAVADFHAVLPAVTDARGGGYYFIIPNLPWENNQTLSVLRFYLFHTNTSNTTEVGQMYEPLMKKLNATAGVYTQYMSLPMSSVHEALSKLMLVGDSDETGSIAVIFSRLFSKDLLTSKDGPARLASAMSKFRYTPWQTVSGMVVGGGAVAENAGKVDSALNPAWRKAIAHIVYSRSWSANATLAQQQAVIKNVTEVELPLLQGVEGTDKMGAYVNEAFAYEPNFQESFWGRNYRRLYRIKQKWDPAGLFVARRMVGSEDWDEQGLCRVAKRALLSGEDYAGGCSLVYFVSEL, encoded by the exons ATGAAGAGTCTTTTACGGGCCACTTTCTTTGCTACAGCAGCAATTGCTGCTCCGGATTCACGGCGCTGCCGATGTCAACCCCATGAGCCATGCTGGCCATCCCCACGAGAGTGGAATGCCCTCAACCGGTCAATTGACGGCAACCTGGTCGCAGTGCAGCCTGTCGCTGCCCCTTGTCACATCAACCCCAGCAGCACCGCCTGCCAGGACGTCACGGCGCAGTGGTCCAACTCCGTCTGGCGCGCTGCGCAGCCCGGCGCCGTGCAGTGGGAGAACTGGGCAGCCTGGCCAGAACACAATGAGAGCTGTTATATCGAGACTGCTCCAGATACTTGTAAGCAGGGGCGTATTTCGCTCTACTCCGCCGTGGTGCAAAACGCGCGACACATCCAGGAGGCTGTCCGGTTCGCAAGACACAACATCCGTCTTGCGGTCAAGAACTCCGGTCACGACTTTCTGGGACGCTCAGTGGCTCCGAACTCGCTTCAGATCTTGACCAACCGCATGAAGGGACTACAGACAGTAGATGATTTCGTGCCAAAGGGGGCGCCGAAACATAAGGGCGAAGGTCCGGCGGTGACGCTGGATGCTGGGATCAGTCTGCAGGAGATGTATGCTGCTCTTGCCAAGCAGAACCGAACGGTAGTGGGGGGCACCGCTCACACGGTTGGACCGACCGGCGGGTATATTCAAGGAGGTGGCCGTTCGTTCTTGAGCCCCTGGAAGGGAATGGCGTCGGATAATGCCCTGGAGTTCAGTGTTGTCACGGCGTCG GGAGATCTAGTGACTGCCAATGCCTACCAGAATTCGGAGCTGTTCTGGGCGCTGCGAGGGGGCGGTGGAGGCACCTTTGGCATCGTCACCAGAGTCACCGTTCGTACATTCGAGGAAATCCCCGTGGTCGTTACCACGATGAACATCACCACGGCTGGCGGAGATCCCGCATTTTGGACCGCGGTGGCTGACTTCCATGCGGTGCTACCGGCCGTGACTGACGCGCGAGGAGGCGGATACTACTTCATTATTCCCAATCTGCCGTGGGAGAATAATCAGACCCTCTCAGTATTGAGGTTTTATCTCTTCCATACCAATACAAGCAACACAACGGAGGTTGGACAGATGTACGAACCCCTGATGAAGAAACTCAACGCGACCGCGGGCGTGTATACCCAGTACATGTCCCTCCCCATGTCCAGTGTCCACGAGGCATTGTCAAAGCTCATGCTTGTCGGCGATTCCGACGAGACAGGATCAATcgccgtcatcttctccaggctGTTCTCGAAAGACCTCCTCACCTCCAAGGACGGACCCGCCAGGCTCGCGTCTGCCATGAGCAAGTTCCGCTATACGCCCTGGCAAACCGTGTCCGGTATGGTGGTTGGAGGCGGCGCCGTGGCTGAGAATGCTGGCAAAGTCGACAGTGCACTGAATCCAGCTTGGAGAAAGGCCATTGCGCATATCGTATACAGCCGCAGTTGGAGCGCCAATGCCACTCTGGCCCAGCAGCAGGCCGTCATCAAGAATGTGACGGAGGTGGAGCTGCCGCTGCTACAAGGAGTCGAGGGCACAGACAAGATGGGCGCGTATGTGAACGAGGCCTTTGCCTACGAACCAAATTTCCAGGAGTCCTTCTGGGGCCGGAATTACCGTCGTTTGTACAGGATCAAGCAGAAATGGGACCCGGCTGGTCTTTTTGTCGCGCGCAGGATGGTCGGTAGCGAGGATTGGGACGAGCAAGGGCTCTGTCGGGTTGCGAAGCGAGCTCTTCTGTCTGGAGAAGATTATGCCGGAGGGTGTTCTCTCGTCTACTTTGTTTCGGAACTGTAA
- a CDS encoding threonine aldolase family protein encodes MPASDISDAELPPRYNFIDDYSEGAHPQILESLLRSNTTQQSSYGTDEFSNEARRLIREKLHASEDEVAIHFVPSGTSANLISIASCLRPYEAVLAVESGHIVSKEAGAIEATGHKMILVPGVNGKMTPANLERVFEQNQFFPHMAKPRLVYISNATELGTIYTKAELSALSAVCKRLGLLILVDGARLGVALSAKDNDLTLRDMVDLTDIFWIGGTKMGALLGEAIVVKQHLAEGFVFHLKQHGALLAKSRVMGIQFVELFRTHLFFDLATHANNMAAKISANFEKLGYTLAAQTETNQVFAILPDRVIRRLQDRFGFYIWEKREDGHAVVRIVTSWATDSLQVDKFNSWVQQWTELDV; translated from the coding sequence ATGCCGGCGTCAGATATCAGTGACGCAGAGCTCCCCCCTCGATACAATTTTATTGATGATTACAGCGAGGGGGCTCATCCACAGATTCTGGAATCTCTGTTGCGGTCAAATACCACACAACAATCGTCGTACGGGACAGATGAGTTCAGCAATGAAGCTCGACGGTTGATCCGCGAGAAGCTCCACGCCAGCGAGGATGAAGTTGCCATTCATTTTGTCCCGAGCGGGACATCGGCCAATTTAATCTCAATTGCCAGCTGTTTACGGCCCTATGAAGCCGTCTTGGCTGTGGAATCGGGACATATTGTCTCCAAGGAAGCCGGCGCAATCGAAGCCACAGGCCACAAGATGATCCTAGTCCCTGGAGTAAACGGGAAAATGACCCCGGCGAACCTGGAGCGCGTGTTCGAGCAGAATCAATTCTTTCCACACATGGCCAAGCCGCGGCTGGTGTATATCTCCAACGCAACCGAGCTGGGCACAATCTACACCAAGGCCGAGCTGTCAGCCCTCTCGGCAGTTTGCAAACGTCTCGGGCTGCTCATCCTGGTCGACGGGGCACGGTTGGGAGTCGCGCTGAGCGCAAAGGACAACGACCTGACCCTGCGCGATATGGTCGATCTCACCGATATCTTCTGGATTGGCGGGACCAAGATGGGAGCCCTGCTGGGAGAGGCGATTGTAGTCAAGCAGCACCTGGCCGAGGGCTTTGTCTTCCATCTCAAACAGCACGGGGCTCTGCTGGCCAAGTCCCGTGTGATGGGTATTCAGTTTGTCGAGCTCTTCCGGACGCATCTGTTCTTCGATCTGGCGACGCATGCGAACAACATGGCAGCCAAGATCTCGGCCAactttgagaagctggggtATACCCTTGCAGCGCAGACGGAGACCAACCAAGTATTTGCTATCCTACCCGACCGGGTGATTCGCAGACTGCAGGATCGGTTTGGGTTCTATATATGGGAGAAGCGCGAGGATGGGCATGCGGTGGTTCGGATTGTGACCTCGTGGGCAACGGATTCTCTTCAAGTGGACAAATTCAATAGCTGGGTGCAGCAATGGACCGAGCTGGATGTATGA
- a CDS encoding putative isochorismatase family hydrolase, with protein MRKLVLSSSPHSSSSRKPPSSQISLVQCPHYNSQSHNQKMSSVQSFRQLIGVPPSTASAKNSSLIIIDAQNEYATGHLKTANVSQTRKAIAALLEKYRAGGDGKNIVHIVHEVPQGAPVFTPDTDLAKEFDELTPRGGEKVITKHFPSAFAQTDLDEYLTGLGDAGKKVVLVGYMAHVCVSTTARAASERGYDVVIASDAVGDRAIPGASAETLVSVVLSELADAFATVLPSSEITA; from the exons ATGAGGAAGCTCGTC ctttcttcttccccgcactcttcttcctctcgcAAACCACCTTCATCACAGATCTCCCTCGTACAGTGTCCTCATTACAATTCACAATCCCACAATCAGAAAATGTCCTCCGTACAGTCCTTCCGCCAACTGATTGGGGTCCCTCCCTCGACCGCCTCTGCCAAAAATTCcagcctcatcatcatcgacgccCAGAACGAGTACGCCACCGGTCATCTCAAGACCGCGAACGTCTCCCAGACCCGCAAGGCGATCGCAGCCCTCCTAGAGAAGTACCGTGCCGGCGGCGACGGCAAGAACATCGTCCACATTGTTCATGAGGTGCCTCAGGGCGCCCCCGTCTTCACCCCCGACACCGACCTCGCCAAGGAATTCGACGAGTTGACCCCGCGCGGTGGCGAGAAGGTCATCACCAAGCATTTCCCGAGTGCCTTTGCGCAGACCGATCTCGATGAATACCTGACGGGTCTGGGAGATGCGGGAAAGAAGGTTGTCCTGGTGGGATATATGGCGCATGTGTGTGTGTCGACCACTGCCCGGGCGGCCAGTGAACGCGGCTATGATGTGGTCATCGCCAGTGATGCCGTGGGTGACCGAGCGATTCCCGGGGCCAGCGCTGAGACTCTGGTGTCTGTGGTTCTGAGTGAACTGGCCGATGCGTTTGCTACTGTCCTTCCTTCCTCGGAGATCACCGCATAG